GAAATCTATAATTAACAAAATCCTTGTGATCACAGTTTCAGGAGCAGTTGTTGTATCAATCCTTGCCTTCGGCATTTTTTATTTTATCTTCGCAAGTGAGGGTACATATCATTTCTTAGAAAGTATACTGAACTACGCAAAAACACATCCCCTTACATTTGCTGTATTCCTTGGCTTTCTTACATTTCAAGCCTCTTTAATCCCGATTGTTATGACATACTTCCTTCTGAAAAAAGAGATCATAGATCCGCTAAACAGTATTGCCGATAGAATGGAAAAGATATCTATGGGTGAGATTGATGAAGAGATTCCTGTAGAAAGAGAAGATGAGATAGGGCATCTGCAGGAGTCCTTTGAGAGAATGAGGATGAGCCTCAAAGTTATAATCGAAAAATTAGAAAGTGATCAACTGTGATTAAAATTTGACCATATATATGGTTAAAAAATAACCAGAAGCAGCAGATAGACAATAGGAGTTTATATATATTTTGCAGTAAAATCAATAACTTATAAAACTGGCACATTTATTGATTAAGACCTCCTGAAAAAACAAAAGGAGGTCTTAGAAATGAAAAAAGTAATACTCGGGTTGTTTACAGTGATCTTTCTCTCAATACCTACCCTTGCTCAGGAAAAACTTATGGTAGTTTATCTGTACGAAAAGGGAAGCAAACATTATCAGATAGTAAATGACAAAATACTAAAAGACAAATACCTTGCAAAAAGAATCAATAAAAGCTTTAATTTTTACAGAATTGAGCTTGGAACAGAGCCTTCACAGAGATTTATAAACAGGTATGGTCTTGAGAATACAGAAGGGGTGTTCTTTATAGACCCATCTACAGGAAAAGTTCTTTACAAGCTTACAGACTTTTCAAAACCTTGCAGATGCGCAAATCTGATTAACTACTTTTCAAGAAATCTTCACAAGAAAGGTATAGATCCTGACAGATATTTAGAAATGGCAGAAAAATTAGGAGCATACCAGAGAAAAGTAGAAAAAGATTATTTATTCTGATAAAGGGGGTTGTTTCCTCCCCCTTTTAGACATATCTTAAGTTCAAAAACTGGGGGTAGGTTGCTATTGCCAGATAGAGTTTATATTCTTTCAAAAAACAAAACTGTAACCCAGAAACTGAAGGATTTTTTCCCGAAGATAGAGGAAGTAAAAGACCCCAGAGAAATTAATAATATTAAAGGAGGGGTAGTATTTGTCAACATAAAAGATTACGGAATAGTTCCAGTTCCTGTTAAAAAAGGTCTTTTCCCTGTAGCTATCATCGATAAATCCCTATCAAAAACAAATCTTGCTGCTTTTATAATGAGGGTGATGAGCAAAAATTACTTTGAGTACATAGAATATCCATTTTCCCGGGAGGAGATAGAAAATATAAAAGACAAAGTAAGTATAAAGGAAAAAAATGAAGAAAAAATTATATACTTCAAAAACTCAAAAGCATCTGAAGGATTAATATGTCAGTATCTATGTTCCATCATAGGATCCTCTCCCCAGCTTAAAGAGATATGTAAACTCTCAGGAGAGGTTGCCCCGACAGATATACCTGTACTAATCACAGGAGAAACGGGGACAGGTAAAGAGCTCCTTGCAAAAGGCATATGGAAACTGAGTAAAAGGGCAGATAAACCATTTATAGCGATAAACTGTGCAGCAATTCCGGAAAATCTGATAGAGTCAGAGCTTTTTGGTTATGAAAAGGGGGCTTTTACAGGGGCTGAAAAGCCAAAATTAGGAAAATTCGAGATAGCAGATGGAGGAACTATATTTTTAGATGAAATAGGAGAACTTCCTTTACAGGCACAATCCAAGCTGCTGAGGGTTTTACAAGAAGGAACCTTTTACAGACTGGGAGGCTCAAAGGAGATAAAAGTAGATGTAAGAATCATGGCTGCAACAAACAGAAACCTTGAAGAGATGGTAAAAGAAGGAAAGTTCAGAGAGGATCTGTACTACAGACTGAACTTTGTACATATAAAACTACCTCCACTGAGGGAGAGAAAAGAAGATATACCGTATATAGTTGAGTGTATAGTAAACAAATACAACAAAAAACTT
The Persephonella hydrogeniphila DNA segment above includes these coding regions:
- a CDS encoding HAMP domain-containing protein; amino-acid sequence: MNTPAFVRKSIINKILVITVSGAVVVSILAFGIFYFIFASEGTYHFLESILNYAKTHPLTFAVFLGFLTFQASLIPIVMTYFLLKKEIIDPLNSIADRMEKISMGEIDEEIPVEREDEIGHLQESFERMRMSLKVIIEKLESDQL
- a CDS encoding sigma-54 interaction domain-containing protein; translation: MPDRVYILSKNKTVTQKLKDFFPKIEEVKDPREINNIKGGVVFVNIKDYGIVPVPVKKGLFPVAIIDKSLSKTNLAAFIMRVMSKNYFEYIEYPFSREEIENIKDKVSIKEKNEEKIIYFKNSKASEGLICQYLCSIIGSSPQLKEICKLSGEVAPTDIPVLITGETGTGKELLAKGIWKLSKRADKPFIAINCAAIPENLIESELFGYEKGAFTGAEKPKLGKFEIADGGTIFLDEIGELPLQAQSKLLRVLQEGTFYRLGGSKEIKVDVRIMAATNRNLEEMVKEGKFREDLYYRLNFVHIKLPPLRERKEDIPYIVECIVNKYNKKLNKDIIGASREYIQKLKEQRWEGNIRELENVVVRSMILCRDNILGLPDIEFLEEKEQPKEIPELEEVIRKNVLSAIKNGGVRQLEEDIEKAVIKTVLDYTGHNQVKTAEILGINRATLRKKIKKYSL